The Gracilimonas sp. genome contains a region encoding:
- a CDS encoding SpoIIE family protein phosphatase — MQLSKKLFRDLIILLFGLAGIGWFFYSFSQYHPFSTGKITQSKDKIIEKADSVFQSWQYQSLEFFPSTNFSPNSEFIDTVQVKWGKGEFKKKIEESQFLQRLPLLSWEIREYTSQPELSGVQVRFGLNTSGEVISFTASNELISRQRPFNRYAVRSVFQNQVQNYARALEDSLIRGLTDYQHLNTTSTSGSHSSVVIERLREIRGSKDEEVYTTNNIWDLVDFYINRTAWSEFDLKQDTVQLIDEGGIRFARAVMSAEDSLTGVGVELTLDVLPAGSLKSLEYELYPKLEAERGIYTEVLKSTALFVMLVFGMWLLFVFYLRIKARAIDTQPAMIIAVLAGFIIPGAWILQLVNELGLMYGLSGANQIINNVMGLAVLGAVSAIGFFVITAVSDSITRQYWPSKLKTWDLVRRGLFTNKPVGWGIINAIAIAGLLSGIVGIFFAGIPSSYLSADIEFISDNYFLPSLANLMVTASLVLIIVIPIYLILGNQIKGVINRDWVIPIMSALLFCLLDILPFSIEPDAYNRMMNATLGLVLGYFYLRHDFLTIVFGFFVFLNLVSTSKGWVIEGSPDANTFYLFILVLLSFSVLGLYFIVKGRDRKELPEYVPAYIEEQAKEQRLKQELSIARVVQQTFLPSKIHHLPGIDIAGVCIPAQETGGDYYDMISLGEQRTAIAIGDVSGKGIRAAFYMTFTKGVLHSLSALILSPVELLNQLNRLFNENATRGTFISMIYGILEADKRVFTFARAGHNPMLIVRNNGDTEWLKPDGLGIGVTKGDKFLKHTQEATLKLKEGDVVILYTDGITEMLNSGNHFYGEERLKRLVKGVRKASSEKILEIIIDDVNEFKGMAKQHDDMTLVIIKADASVNQ, encoded by the coding sequence ATGCAACTGAGTAAAAAACTCTTTAGGGACTTAATTATACTTCTATTCGGGCTCGCCGGTATAGGGTGGTTTTTCTATTCGTTTTCTCAATACCATCCTTTTTCCACCGGGAAGATTACTCAATCAAAAGATAAGATTATTGAAAAAGCAGATTCTGTTTTTCAAAGCTGGCAATATCAATCCTTAGAATTTTTTCCATCAACAAACTTCAGTCCTAATTCAGAGTTTATTGATACTGTTCAGGTAAAGTGGGGAAAAGGAGAATTCAAAAAAAAGATAGAAGAGTCCCAATTCCTTCAAAGACTCCCTTTGTTAAGCTGGGAAATCAGGGAATACACCAGTCAACCCGAATTAAGTGGTGTTCAGGTTAGGTTTGGATTGAATACCTCGGGGGAGGTCATAAGCTTTACAGCGAGTAACGAATTAATATCCCGACAGCGCCCTTTTAATCGGTATGCTGTGCGTTCTGTTTTTCAGAATCAGGTACAGAACTATGCAAGGGCCCTTGAGGACTCTTTGATCAGAGGACTTACCGATTATCAGCATTTAAATACTACCTCAACATCTGGTTCACATTCATCAGTTGTAATTGAACGGCTGAGGGAAATCCGGGGCAGTAAGGATGAAGAAGTTTATACCACGAATAACATCTGGGATCTCGTGGATTTTTATATCAATAGAACAGCATGGTCTGAATTTGACTTAAAGCAAGATACTGTCCAGCTTATAGATGAGGGAGGGATTCGATTTGCAAGAGCTGTTATGAGTGCCGAGGATTCGCTTACGGGAGTTGGCGTTGAACTCACCTTAGATGTGCTCCCTGCCGGTTCTCTTAAATCACTGGAATACGAACTGTATCCTAAGCTGGAGGCCGAAAGAGGTATTTACACAGAGGTATTGAAAAGCACAGCTCTTTTTGTGATGCTTGTTTTCGGGATGTGGCTGTTATTTGTATTCTACTTAAGGATTAAAGCTCGTGCCATTGATACCCAGCCCGCGATGATTATTGCTGTTCTGGCTGGTTTCATAATTCCCGGGGCCTGGATACTTCAGCTTGTGAATGAGCTTGGGTTGATGTATGGTTTATCCGGCGCCAATCAAATTATTAACAATGTAATGGGGTTAGCCGTATTAGGCGCTGTCAGCGCTATTGGCTTTTTCGTAATAACCGCAGTCAGTGACTCCATAACCAGGCAATATTGGCCATCTAAACTAAAAACATGGGATTTAGTACGAAGAGGCCTTTTTACAAATAAACCGGTGGGATGGGGTATTATTAACGCAATTGCCATTGCCGGGCTGCTATCGGGAATAGTGGGGATATTTTTTGCAGGGATTCCATCCTCTTATTTGTCTGCCGACATAGAATTTATTTCCGATAATTATTTTTTACCCTCTCTGGCTAATTTAATGGTGACTGCCAGCCTGGTTCTGATCATAGTAATTCCCATATATCTTATCTTGGGAAATCAGATTAAAGGAGTAATTAATCGTGATTGGGTTATTCCTATAATGAGTGCCTTGTTATTTTGTCTCCTTGATATTCTGCCCTTTAGTATTGAGCCTGATGCTTATAATCGTATGATGAACGCAACCCTTGGCCTTGTGCTTGGGTACTTCTATTTAAGACATGATTTTTTGACGATCGTTTTTGGCTTTTTCGTTTTCTTAAATTTGGTATCCACTTCAAAAGGATGGGTCATTGAGGGTTCTCCGGATGCAAACACCTTCTATCTGTTTATTTTGGTGTTGCTGAGTTTTTCAGTCTTGGGATTATATTTCATTGTGAAAGGTCGCGACAGGAAAGAATTGCCTGAGTATGTTCCGGCTTATATAGAAGAACAGGCAAAAGAACAACGCCTGAAGCAGGAGCTTTCTATTGCCAGGGTCGTGCAGCAAACATTTCTTCCATCTAAAATTCACCATCTGCCGGGAATAGATATTGCAGGAGTTTGTATTCCAGCACAGGAAACAGGGGGTGATTATTATGATATGATTTCTCTGGGGGAACAACGTACCGCTATTGCGATTGGAGATGTGAGTGGAAAAGGAATTCGCGCTGCTTTTTATATGACCTTCACCAAAGGAGTGCTCCACAGTTTAAGTGCATTGATTTTATCTCCCGTTGAACTATTAAATCAACTTAACCGCTTATTTAATGAAAATGCCACCCGTGGTACATTTATCTCTATGATTTATGGAATTCTGGAAGCAGATAAAAGAGTATTTACGTTTGCCCGTGCGGGGCATAACCCAATGTTAATTGTACGTAACAACGGTGATACCGAATGGCTTAAACCGGATGGCCTGGGGATTGGGGTTACAAAAGGTGATAAATTCCTAAAGCATACTCAGGAAGCCACATTAAAGCTTAAAGAAGGTGATGTAGTGATTCTTTATACCGATGGGATCACGGAAATGTTGAATTCCGGTAATCATTTTTATGGGGAGGAACGGCTAAAACGTTTGGTTAAAGGAGTGCGAAAAGCATCATCTGAAAAAATTCTGGAAATTATCATTGATGATGTAAATGAATTTAAAGGAATGGCCAAGCAACATGATGATATGACTCTGGTTATTATAAAAGCAGATGCTTCTGTCAATCAGTAA